cttccctgattcatataatttgcaatcttttaagtcgtccgtcaatcgttatcttgctctataatcttcatcttttctctttcagtaactttaATTAGTGGCTGCTTGAAGCcgtgttggaagcgaagatgtttaaaaaaaaaaaaaaaaacgattataAAAGATGTATGTAATAGTTGTGTTaagacttttaaataaattgagtaaatcttgaataaatttaaataactaaattatttagttatttaaatttcaatttatttaaacattcaaaataaatttaaaaaatgtatttaatatgggatttttaattaattttgaatgaaattttaataaaattataaagtaattcttaatagctttttatattttaatatcatatttaaataataatgaaacaaaaCTATACAAAAGTgtaattccatgtcaattgagccagaaaatttcaaaaatgtcaccatacatctcagattttgctgatttttatacagttgagagtACTTAGTAAAACAAGAAATCATAGAAAACTTTAGCTTCTAGCTCCAAGAGGATCCtgaaatatgatcattttacCTTCAACTGATCTTGGTCATGCCCCTCTTGTCCTCTCAGAATTATGACCTTTGTGTAAAGGTTCCAAGTCAcatagctttataaaaatttgatattttgactTGAAAAATTTGTACCTGCTTATTTCATGGTTGAAGAATCAAATGAAAtaatcaatattataaaaaaatatttttaagtacctgtaattatcaatttaagtaaaattaggcaattttttatatacctgatTTTGATGCTCAAGAAACCCGCGTGGCcttgatgatataaaaaaaaaatattctacacattattctaaattttatgatctttcagaaaacataagaattttgatctgcaagtatatggatttccATATATTGATAACGGAGCACATGCCCCACTTTTTTGTAGCCGAATCTTGCAATACATTTTCCACTACCTTTCAGACTAGCTAGAGCTATGAAAATTTCTGTATCCATATAGTGTCGATAAacgagcattttaaaattaaaaaagggccCAAGACACTGGGGAGGGGGCTGGGGGCATATGCCCCACTTTTTCAATCACTGTTTAGTTTTGTATTACCATGGTGATTGCTTAAGTTGCtttcattaaattaattacgattggtttctcatttttaaattaatctcaaATTGTTTTTAGTGTTACAGTAAAAATGGATTCATgtaattttggaaaaaagttaaatgatacTTGTCATAAACTAAGTTATTGTAGAAAGATTGATTTAAAGAAGTTTGCTATAGAGAAGATGCCAGAGAAGAATTTATTTGGAGATCTGGAATAACAGacgataaaattttaacaatctgCCTTCATCATGCAAAGATTTTTGGTACACACTTTGAAAAGAAGCACACAAAATGTTGTAGTTTATTGGACAAGcataaatcaaaaagaaaagcaatcaaaggtaaaaattgttgataaaaaagtattgtaaaatcttttttgaataatgaaattaaatctactagtttataaaagtttaaaaaaaagctaatctTGTAATGcattatatattgaaataagtacaaataattttcatattgATATGTTATTACTAAAATCAAATTGTTCTTTTCATTTCAGGGAGTCATGTAATAACATTAGACATGGCAAAACAATTGAGAATTAATTTTCCAAATGTTGTGCCTGGATATCAACTATGTTGGAGCTGCTTTGATGCTATAATCAGTAAATTTCATGAACAAGATAGTTGTAAACTTAAAGAATCTTTTTCATGTAGTACTTCTGAAAAGTCACAAGAGGCATTAAATGTTAGTTTGGAAATAATATATGTATCCCCAATAAAACCTAATGGTATTCCAAAGCATCAACGGTTATCTGTTGctaaaagtaaagttataaaaacaatgtcAAAGTATAAAGAGtatatttcaaaagtatataatgCTAGGGAAGAAGATCTGAAACATAAAATTCCTCATAcgaaaattattgacaaaagtaaATGTGATGATCTAGACAAACtaacagcaaaaataaaagaaaagttaattgtttctgaccaaaaaacttaaattcagTTGTTAACATTTACACCCGAGTCTTGGTCAAGAAATTTTGCTGCAAGATATTTCAACGTCACTATATACCAAATTAAAGAAGCgcaaactaaagaaaataaGTGAGATTTTTTCAGTTCCAGTCACTAAgaaaggaaaaatattttaagaaataacattaaatagagTCAACAATGTATACCATGATGAggaatttattagaaaaacgtCTGGTAAAAAAGATTACATAAGTATTGGTAGAAAACAACACATGCAAAAGCGCcttattttatataatcttaaagaactttatgtttcttttaaaactaaatatccTCAAGAAGTTATTGGATTTTCTAAGTTTTTCAGTTTAAGAACAAAATGATGTATAACTGTTGGAGCATCAGTCACTCATTCTGTTTGTGTATGTACCCTCCATCAAAATGCAATACTCTTGACCAATGctatacaaataaaatgtaCTTACAAAGATCTGATGACAAAAGTTGTTTGTGATGTGACAAGTAACGAGTGCATGGTTCATCGATGTCCGAGCTGTCCAGGTATAGTTTCTTTAAAGAAGTTTCTGGATGCACAATTATTTGACAATGACAAGGAGGTGTCATTCAATCACTGGCAGAAAACAGACAGAACAACATTGGTCTATCAGACAACAACAATGGAAGAACACAAATTGATGTTATCAGAGGCAATAAACAAGTTAACAGCTTATTCCTACATTGCAAAATGTCAAGCAAGATACCTAAAGCAACAAAAGGAAAATTTAGCAAAAGACTGCTGTATTGTCTTAGGTGACTCTGCAGAAAACTTCACTTTTGTGATTCAAGATGAAATCCAAAGTTACCATTGGTGCCAAAGTCAATGCACATTGCACCCCGTTGCCATCTATTTATTAAACGAAAATGACCAACTTGAAGAAAAATCGTTTTGCTTCATGTCAGAAGATAATGAGCATGACACTGGTTTTGTGTATAAAGTTCAAACACAAatagttaactattttaaagaatatcatcctaaaatttcaaagattctttttttttctgatggttGTGCTGCACAgtataaaaatcacaataaccTTTATAATATCTGTCttcataaaaatgattttgacatTGATGCAGAGTGGACGTTTTTTGCTACAAGTCATGGTAAATTACCATGTGATGGTATTGGTGGCACTGTAAAACGATTAACTACAAATGCAAGTCTACAAAGGCCCATAAATGACCAGATATTGAATTTTAACATAATGTTTGACTACTGTACTAACAATATTAAagggattatttttttcaagattgaaAAAGAAAGACTGACAGAATTGCGCACCACTTTGAAAACACGTTTTGAGCTAAGTAGAACAATTCCTGGAACTAGAGGCTATCATCAATTTAAACTAGAATCTATAGATACTATTAGCTTTAAACGAACAAGTGAAGATGTTCATATAACaggcattttttctttttctggtaTTCAAAGTTCTCAAAATGATCAGCAAATTTACATTGATGCCTTGATATTGGTTGAATTCATTATGTGTAAATATGATGCGTTTGATTGGATTGGTATGATCAATGAAATTGATAATACAGAGAAAGAAGTTATGGTAACGTTTATGCACCCGCACGttccttttaataaacctttCTGGCCATCTAGAGTAGATGAGTGTTGGGTGCCAATTACCAACATAACTTGTATAATTGATGCACCTATAACAACAAATAGACGTTTTTATACTTAGACCCTTGATGCATCTAAGCTAATCTTATCATTATcttgactttcttttttttgtatttaaatttgtaaataatgaagTAAAACGGAACAAGTATAAAGcaataagaatttttgaacACATTTatgtgttaaaataaaataaaataaaaaaacaatgccTGTTATATTCACATCTTCACTAAAGCAAAGAATCTTTACCAGGGTTGGACTCAAGGTGGACCACCTGGAACTGTTAAGACATCACTCCTAATGGGTGGTTAATAGTAGAACATTTACTAGATGGTTTATGGAAATATACTTACCTGTTGCTATTTTAAAAGCCGAAACAACATTGTTAATTGGGGATAATCTTGGTTCACATTTTTCTCCTGAAGTTATTGAAACCACGATTCAACATAACATCAAGTTTATAACAATGCCCCCAAATACAACTCATCTCTGTCAACCACTAGATGTTGCTGTATTTAGAGGATTAAAGCAGTCGTGGAGGAGTATTCTTTTGAAGTGGAAAGTAGAAAGTCGTATCAAAGGAGCAATCCCAAAGGAACACCTACCtacgcttttaaataaattgaataacaCTTTGCGGCTAGAAGCTTTGATCAGCGGATTTCGAGCAACGAGAATCTACCCAATGGAAAAAACAGAGGTTATAAAACGccttctaaaaaaatataaaaatcctCGAGGTAAAGACACCGTTATGATTCTTAACGAAtctgttttagatattttaaaaaataatctaggATTAGGCGCAAATCCACCTGCAAAACGCAAGCCAAATGGTCCAAAGGTGGAACCAGGTAGAAGAATTCATTGTTTAGAAAATTCAATATCATCAAGTTCAACAGAGCTTAACAACAACACAGATTGTAATTGGTACTGTGCTTTATGTAACAAAAAGTGGGTAGAGTTAATGATGTATGGATTCAATGCGACAATTGCAGTAAGCCATATCACCTCCAGTGTTGTGGCCTCatttatgataaagattattattatgagctcaatattgaaaaatatcaactttgtATGCGTgtgaatcatttaaaaaattgacagtTGATGTCCTATTTTATGTAGGAtagatttgtaaatattgtgatacatgtagatatatattaaaaaaactaggttttaaaactgaattaaaaaaaaatagttctttataaaataaattttctgttatcTGTTTGATCTTTAACAGTATTTTCCcccattttattattgtaatatagcCTTAATTTAGAATATGAAAACGATATGTAGTGTTCTAAGTCACCCCAAATCGACTGTTCATTTTTACCCCGTTTTGGAAATACGTATATACTTGTGTAAAACCAGAAAACGGTATTTACTTAATAGTGTTAATCAGGCTCACAACTTTTACAGAAAGCTGAAAAGTATAATGTtctgttgcaaaaaaaaatggtaGTGATTAGGCAAACAGTTTTCTTCCATGAtgcaaaaatgttcaaaaaacgtttattgTCGATTCACGGTATTTTTAATTGCCAATCACATAAGGAATATccttatttacaaaaatttgaatgAGAAATAattctgtatttttaaaaatggttaaaaaagttACCATTCTATGTTATCATTCTATATTAAAAGTTACTAttccataatttaattttttgaaagattgtAAACAGTTTCTGAAATTTTTCGATGTTGCAAACtagttattaaaaactttgaaccCCACCACTTTTGAACAACTTTGAACCCCACCACTTTTGAACCCCACCACTGAATCTTCAGTCTTAAAAAGCTATTATACTTACCACAGTATTAAAGCAAAAGATGCCAAAGAGGTAGCTCACAGAAAAAGGAGTTTAGTTCATAAAAATACATCTACCTAGAATCCATcctgtttgttttttgtaacactttttaaatgcttttaagcactaattttatatatttccagGGCTGATAACACGTTTTCGAAGTAGAAAGGGAGGTTTGTCAGTTAATAAAAGAAAggtttttatatctttaaatttctataaaaataattaaaaattttaaaaaaaaactatgggGGAGCAGGAGGGGAAAGGGGTTGTTGggcttttgatatttttacgctgttttgatattttgagGCTCATGTCTCaactaagaaattttttttctttttaaggaGTGAAATGCTGATAGAAATTGATCCTTTACTGTCTCAGTGACATCTGGAAAAGCTAAATATTCAGCTTGTTTTTGTAATCGAGTCACAAAACTTACAGTACTTTcttcttattttgttttgtgctcgtaaaaatataacttttatatgtgATATTACTcttggattttaaaaatatgttaaatatgtataaagCTTGTTTTTATAATGACTGATTCCACAAACcgtatgtatacacatataataaactaaataatcaAATTCCGTGTAACTGCCATAACTTGTATTagcaattttcatttaattttttattttgtgtcttTATATAAGATTTAAGTTATCATCGGAATGAGTAATTGAGATAATCCGTACAAAAAACTGGCAATTACCGgctaaattattgttatttgcTGGAACGAAAGTTagcaatttattattagttattaggTATTACAATACCTATttgtgacaaaaaaaacttttatatttttatagtgaaTTTTTATCCGACAACTGGTATCGACAAACCTTTTAGCCTCGTTATAGTAACAGACATATCTTAAAACCACTGAtggacgttttttttttaaacttacatcGGTAAATTCTTTGaatgacaaaaaattaataagttttgatatataaaaatactttttgtaataatcagctttttttattgaaaaaaatattcatcgaaatgttttgttttttaaacatgcattaataaaaacagtaacaTATTCTAAACTTCTTGATAGTGGAGGATaacctaataataaatatgagaGAAGTAGAGAGTTTCAAAACTgctaattaaaacatttttaatttctaacaaAAACTGGAACGTATTGTTTCGATAGCGACTTAACTGagattaagtaaaataaatgctttaaaaacgactgttacattaatataattaatatggaTGAGGTTTAACGATAAAAGGGCGTGGGGTATATATTAGTTcaccaaaaactattttgaaaataattcattataaccgtattgaaaagaaaattattagtTGCATTTTGTAGATGTTGGTGGTCAATCTTAAGGGACGACAAATTTTCTGTGATGTGtacaaatatatttcatatgATCAGGTGTAGGAAAGAAGAATGAATATTACTAACATTATCTCCTGCAATTTATCATCAAATAAACAGCAGCtggttttaatatatatttattttttatacaagaatacaaataagaaaaaaaaaagttttttttttgctgtctgTAAAGACGTGTTAGTTTTcatcctaaaaataaaataaaaataaataatttttttttttggtaaacaaTTTTAcagtattaaaaacaaaacaaaaaagtaattttccaacaagaaaacatttaaatatatatctattcgatatattttatataaactaaatatatattaagctAGTTTCTAATCAAACAGGTATTAAAGATTAAATATGAACTATAAAAAATTAGGGGCTTTTTGAAAAGATTACtgcaactatataaaaataggggctctatgaaaagattgtaaTAATGAAATGTTTtccgtatcttctttgagccccccTCTCtgcttttactttattttaattattatgcatttttcagtatttatttatgtattcttTTCTATTGTTTATGTACTAAACGtgcattgtaaaaataatatttataccatgtttaacaaaaaagaaaaaagaaatttatagattatttttttttactgtagaaGGAAAAATAAGAacatggatttaaaaaaaaaaaaacgtgaacATGTTTAGCATGAATTATAATTTGTCCGAAGCAATACTACGCATGCTCCCGCAATTAATATCTCATCTCAACTTAAGGCGCAGCCTTAGCTTATCCAAAAGTGAAGTGATTATCCAAAAGTGAagcaaaaataaactttacaaacAGACGTTAGTTTATGGCAAAACAAATTTGATTGATGAGTTTGCCCTTGCATTTaccttatatttttttgttaatattctTTATTGTGCATACAACTGCacaaaagaatataaaattgttacagAAGTATCATTTACGGGTAAGAGTTTGTATTCAatataacagtaataaaaatagttttaaagaataacTTAGTAATTAATGTATTAAGTCTTTCCAAGATTATATcccgtaaaaatatttttactttttgaatagAGGCATTATTCatacaataattaaactaaaatcttATTTCTTGCACAAAATAACGTCACATCAAAATTATTCCTTAAATTCTACCTGCTTACCTGTTTAggacaacattttttatatccaCAAACGTACTTTCCATAGCcgcctaaaaataaaaacattataataaaagtctatcaatactttaatttcttttatatatatatatatatatatatatatatatatatatatatatatatatatatatatatatatatatatatatatatagctagcTACCATAGTCGTCTAAATAATTGAGaattgtttaaacaatttacttttaataaaattatatttaaaaacttaacagtttatctttttttttaaaacgtacatttaaaaggtttttccACAATAGTTTTACAACATTTTCTGTAGCCGCAAACGTAACTTCCATAGTGGgctgtaaaattattaaaaaaatatttcttttgatatctgaaatatttttattatgttagtGTTAAAATCTGTAACTTCCATAGTGGcctgtaaaattattaaaaaaataattcttttgatatctgaaatatttttattatgttagttttaaaatctgttttcaTTTTGCTCGACTCTTACTTATTCGATATTCTAATTGTCGGCCTACcttccaaaataaaataaataaaaaacgtacatttaaaaggtttttccACAATAGTTTTACAGCATTTTCTGTAGCCGCAAACGTAACTTCCATAGTGGCCtgtaagattaataaaaaatttttcttttgatatctgaaatattttcattatgTTAGTGTTAAAATCTGTTTTCATCGTGCCCGGCTCTTACTTAGCCGATATTCTAATTATCCCTCCGACCTTCCTccgaaagaaaaataaataaaaaacatacatttaaatggtttttccaCAATAGTTTTACAGCATTTTCTGTAGCCACAAACGTAACTTCCATAGTGGCCtgtaagattaataaaaaaattttcttttgatatcgaaaatattttcattatgtTAGTGTTAAAATCTGTTTTCATTATGTTAGTGTTAAAATCATGTTCATCATGCCCGACTCTTACTTAGCCGATATTCTAATTATCCCCCCGACCTtccttcaaaataaaataaataataaacatacattTAAATGGTATTTCCACAATAGTTTTACAGCATTTTCTGTAGCCACAAACGTAACTTCCATAGTGGCCTGTAAgattaataaaagattattacttttgatgtttgaaatattttcattatgTTAGTGTTAAACCTGTTAACATCATGCGCGACTCCTACTAAGCCAATATTCTAATTATCCCCCCGACCTTCCtcccaaaataaaataaataaaaaacctacatttaaatggtttttccaCAATAGTTTTACAGCATTTTCTGTAGCCACAAACGTAACTTCCATAGTGGcctttaagaataataaaaaaaagtttgaagaaatttttttcataaacaagtGTTCTTATTAACAGATTTTATTATGAAGTTACTGTTAGTTCATATAAACTCAACTTACACTTAAAAGGCTTTTCTACTTTTATCATGCAGCATTTCTTATGCCCACAAACATAACTTCCGTAGCTGCCTATaagattaaaaagttattattaataagcgttcttaatttttatagtaataaaatttttacaaactattATAGAGTTACTATAGGGAAACAATTTTTTCCAAATGTTTAAGGACTGCAAAAAATATCGTAAGAATCAATtgttttgcttcaaaaaaaaaaaactgaagtaaaaaaatttaaactgcgcattattattataacgttgttatatttttaatctttcccATTCTTGTAGAAAATTGGACAAAAAGAATGTCATCGGAACGGCGTTCTGGTGTGCTGCGGCTTATTTCTACCCCCGCTTAACCCACAAACGCAAATTCATTCGTAATAAAGTAGAAAGTTTATCTAATAAccaaatagttaataaaaatatttattttgattatactacaaaaaaatttccttcCAAAGATGTCTGACTTACATTTAAATGGTTTCTTTTCGGCTATTTTACAGCATTTTTTATGACCACAAACTTGACTACCGTCGTCACcttaatagttaaaatttttaatcatgcATATTACATTGTCTATATGTAAAGAATAATACCATATAAGAATAATACCATATAAGCATAATACCATTAAAAGAAACGTCAAACCAACTTACATTTAAACGGTTTATCTTCATTTGTATATGTCTTACAACAATTTTTGTATCCACAAATATGGCTACCGTCGTCACCTAAACAGTGCACAATACATCATTGGTTCTAACtgataaatttaataagaaTCTACTTGAAGGAATTTTAGAACTTACATTCAAATGGTTTTTCTTCGTCTGAATATGacttacaacattttttatatccaCACACATATTTTCCGTAATCACCTAAAAAGTTAAACAGagtattgtaattgttattgcTTTGATTGAATTACATAAACTAAATACGTtgtcaaaacaatattttttaaatatatgtgcAACATTTCTTCTACTCAAATACTTGCAGCCACTAAAGTAACTCTTTGTTAATTCTTTGTAACTCTGAAAAAACGCTTTAATATTGCTATAGTTATTAgtattatctatttatttaccTATCACAACCCGCCCTCCTTGCACTCTACCGACTCAACTAGTATAGTTGCTGTTATTACTGgttcaaacattaaaataaatttacagaatataaattataaatttcgtTAAAATCCTTATAAGAAGTGTATGTCTCTTACATTTGAACGCGTCTTCATCTTCGTTTATATCAGATTCACAACTGATGAAAGCAGTTActgtaaataaacaataaataagtaTCAGCATCATCGATTTTTGAGTATTAGATTTGGATTATATAACCAAAGTGtagttatttttactgtttttttttttctcattttcttCCATGGgtttaatactatttaaatcttcttaaaaaccGCAAAAAAATCATTCCCCCATGGTTCTAATAGTTTGATGACCAAAGAGTTTTTTCACAAGCCatcagttgttgttttttaattatatgttatTAGCGGATATTTCGTTTCATCATTTATATTTGACCTAAAATTAGTGTGCGTAATAACAACAGTTAAACCTGTGTAGATTATGCGTGGTCAGCTGCATTAAAGCaaatgttagaaaaataaaaatgttttagtactatattaactatttagagtaatttaaataatattactcATAAAAACAATCCTTAAGTTGCTtgcagtaataaaaaaaaagtaagcgGGAAAAAAGGGCATGAAgagtttatttagtaaaataaacctATCCGAATAATGGAGTTTTTTAATACATCTGTTTCTTGACGCACGCATAAAGCGTCAAGTCAACCAATTTGTAATTGCAATTGATTTAAGTAATTACGTtaaattaattacaacttaATTGAGTAATTATTGACACTTTTTCTTACATGTTGTTTAATGACTTACGTCTATCCCTTAAGCATTGGATAATTTGTTTCGATTTTCAGTTATCGTTTACTTTAGATACTACACATTTCAGTATCGATATCGAGATCGCGTGGTTCTGTAGTACTAATAGTACCTGTTGTATCATTGTTTTTTGGTACCAATTGTATTATTTGGTAGTGCAAAATCGGTTcttcaaagtaatttaaaaaatgtagtctaaaacaataaatttatataattactgAAAACATTATAACTGACtcatatagtttatattttactcataaacttatagtatataaatactGAAAACATTATAACTGACTTATAAAGtctattattatattgaaattcCCAAGGGTAATGTGGTATAGATTAAAGTCATATTTATATTAGGTTGCTGCAAAAATAATCTCGTTTTTCAACCGTTAACTTTGAACAAACATAACTCAGCAtagaataaactttattaatcgAAATAAGAACCATTACAATCAACACATTTTTGCCAACGAGaaacaagtttatttatgcCGTTAGCGTAAAATTCCGAAGTCCTGGAAGCGATGAAGTCATCAAAGGTCGTTTTGACATCGTCTCGGCTTTTGAAGCATTTCTCGTGGAGGAAGTTGTCGAGATGCTTGAAAAAGTGGTAGTCGGTGGGCGAGAGGTCCGGTGAGTATGGTGGATGAGGCAGAGTTTCGTAGCCCAATGCGTTCAACTTCTGCAGGGTCGGTTGTGCGACGTGCGGCCGGGCGTTGTCGTGGAGGAGAATTGGTCCCTTCATATTGACCAATCTCGGGCACATACATCGGAGCTTTTGATGCATTTCGTCGATTTGCTGGCAGTACTTCTCTGCCGTAATCGTCTCGCCAGGATTCAGGAAGCTGTGATGGATAAGACCGGCTGCAGACCACCAAACAGTCACCATAACCTTCTTTTGGTGGAGATTCGGCTTCGGGAAGTGCTGTGGGGCCTCATCGCGGTCCAACCACTGCGCGGAACGTCGTCGGTTGTCGTAGAGGATCCATTTCTCATCACACGTCACGATCCGGTCGAGAAACGGATCGTTTTTGTTGCGCAGAAGAAGAGCAGACGATACCTCAAAACGACGATATTTTTGATTTTCGTTCAGTTCGTGCGGCACCCATTTGCTAAGCTTTTTTGACTTTCCTATTTGCTTCAAGTGGCTATCAACTGTTGAGTTATGAACGTTGAGTTCTTCCGCAACCTCTCGTATGGTTTTGCGCGGGTCGGCTTCGATTAAGGCTCTCAATTGATCGTCATCAATCTCAAACGGGCGTCCGCGACCCTCTTCATCTTCAAGGCTCTCCTCACCGCTGCGGAATTTTTTGAACCACCACTGTGCCATAAGTTCGTTAGTGGTTTCTGGGCCAAATGCAGTGTTGATATCGCGAGCTGTCTCGGCAGCTTTTCGGCCCATCTTGAACTGGAACAGAAAAATCGTGCGAATTTGTCTCTTGTCCATGATAGATTTGACGTCCTGtaaaaaatgactaaattattataaaacaaaaccaatACGATAACTAGATCAAGCGAAAAACGCgcttttaaataacatatagcATGACATCTgccaataataaatttattcaaaaattcatccaaaaatataaatatgaaaaacgAGATTATTTTTGCAGCAAcctaataatttattgtttcataTGGTATcgcaattttaatttaattttttttaatggtaatacGACTTTAACTTCATTTATTTTGTGGTATTGCTTCGGTAGTTAAATTTCtcattaactattatttttatat
This genomic interval from Hydra vulgaris chromosome 01, alternate assembly HydraT2T_AEP contains the following:
- the LOC136074140 gene encoding histone-lysine N-methyltransferase SETMAR-like — encoded protein: FSHFLQDVKSIMDKRQIRTIFLFQFKMGRKAAETARDINTAFGPETTNELMAQWWFKKFRSGEESLEDEEGRGRPFEIDDDQLRALIEADPRKTIREVAEELNVHNSTVDSHLKQIGKSKKLSKWVPHELNENQKYRRFEVSSALLLRNKNDPFLDRIVTCDEKWILYDNRRRSAQWLDRDEAPQHFPKPNLHQKKVMVTVWWSAAGLIHHSFLNPGETITAEKYCQQIDEMHQKLRCMCPRLVNMKGPILLHDNARPHVAQPTLQKLNALGYETLPHPPYSPDLSPTDYHFFKHLDNFLHEKCFKSRDDVKTTFDDFIASRTSEFYANGINKLVSRWQKCVDCNGSYFD